In Phenylobacterium zucineum HLK1, one DNA window encodes the following:
- a CDS encoding TonB-dependent receptor plug domain-containing protein: protein MRRRGEGVRTRLAAATAVAALAGALAGAGLTAGTAQAEEAAAPPGPAQALGELSIEELSQVNVTSVSKRPEPLGHAAASIYLITNEALLRSGAMSLPEALRLAPNVEVLRIDALDYSISSRGFAGFESSNKQLVLVDGRSVYTPLFSGVDWDQHHLVMEDIERIEVISGPGGTLWGANAVNGVINVVSKSAFDTDGLLAAANLGTLDSDVRLRAGRPLGDIAAGRVYVTAFRRGDLETADGADANDGWDGWQAGFRVDVAGDRDTFTLQGDVQDADIPESLGFASGYARGGNLVARWTRRTAGGTQLELQGYYDVMEREARQAHDEQRVWDAALQVSRPIGTRHQLVAGGGYRVTKDEFRTLLEPQLLATPRRTTEIGNLFVEDEIALTPELLLAVGVKLETNSYTKAEWMPSARLGWRVSERQFLWASVSRAVRNPSRIERDFTIEGLVRPGVMGSEKLIAYEGGWRGRLTPRATASITLFYHDYDDIRTNELTPPGTLPIVVGNGIEGETWGVEAWADVQVTDRWRLSVGGVRLEKQFRIKDGVIDLSGFEAAGADPAWWLKANSHIDLTDRLSLDVGVRAFDAIPRLAPADYVGADGYVEAQARLAFKVREDLELSLTGLNLLHARHAEASEARRNEIPRSVHVGLRWMR from the coding sequence ATGCGGCGGAGAGGCGAGGGAGTCCGGACGCGGCTGGCGGCCGCGACGGCGGTCGCGGCGCTGGCCGGGGCGCTGGCCGGGGCGGGGTTGACCGCCGGGACGGCGCAGGCGGAGGAGGCGGCCGCGCCGCCGGGACCCGCCCAGGCGCTGGGCGAGCTCTCCATCGAGGAGCTGTCGCAGGTCAACGTGACCTCGGTCTCCAAGCGGCCCGAGCCGCTCGGCCACGCGGCGGCCTCCATCTACCTGATCACCAACGAGGCCCTGCTGCGCTCGGGGGCGATGAGCCTGCCCGAGGCCCTGCGGCTCGCGCCCAACGTCGAGGTGCTGCGGATCGACGCCCTGGACTATTCGATCAGCAGCCGCGGCTTCGCCGGCTTCGAGAGCTCGAACAAGCAGCTGGTGCTGGTCGACGGGCGCAGCGTCTACACCCCGCTGTTCTCGGGCGTGGACTGGGACCAGCACCACCTCGTCATGGAGGATATCGAGCGCATCGAGGTGATCAGCGGGCCGGGCGGGACGCTGTGGGGCGCGAACGCGGTGAACGGCGTCATCAACGTGGTCAGCAAGAGCGCCTTCGACACCGACGGCCTGCTGGCGGCGGCCAACCTCGGGACGCTGGACAGCGACGTGCGGCTGCGCGCGGGTCGCCCGCTGGGCGACATCGCCGCGGGCCGGGTCTACGTCACCGCCTTCCGGCGCGGCGACCTGGAGACGGCGGACGGCGCCGACGCCAACGACGGCTGGGACGGCTGGCAGGCCGGCTTCCGGGTCGACGTGGCGGGCGACCGCGACACCTTCACCCTGCAGGGCGACGTGCAGGACGCCGACATCCCCGAGAGCCTGGGATTCGCCTCGGGCTATGCGCGGGGCGGCAACCTGGTGGCCCGCTGGACCCGGCGGACGGCCGGAGGGACACAGCTGGAGCTGCAGGGCTACTACGACGTCATGGAGCGCGAGGCGCGCCAGGCCCATGACGAGCAGCGGGTCTGGGACGCGGCGCTGCAGGTCTCGCGGCCGATCGGGACGCGCCACCAGCTGGTGGCCGGCGGCGGCTACCGGGTGACCAAGGACGAGTTCCGCACGCTCCTCGAGCCGCAGCTGCTGGCGACGCCGCGGCGCACGACCGAGATCGGCAACCTGTTCGTCGAGGACGAAATCGCCCTGACCCCCGAGCTGCTGCTGGCGGTGGGGGTGAAGCTGGAGACGAACAGCTACACCAAGGCCGAATGGATGCCGAGCGCGCGGCTCGGCTGGCGGGTGAGCGAGCGGCAGTTCCTGTGGGCCTCGGTGTCGCGGGCGGTGCGCAATCCCTCGCGCATCGAGCGGGACTTCACCATCGAGGGCCTGGTGCGGCCGGGCGTGATGGGCTCGGAGAAGCTGATCGCCTACGAGGGCGGCTGGCGCGGGCGGCTGACGCCGCGGGCGACCGCCTCGATCACGCTGTTCTATCACGACTACGACGACATCCGGACGAACGAGCTGACCCCGCCGGGGACCCTGCCGATCGTCGTCGGCAACGGCATCGAGGGCGAGACCTGGGGCGTGGAGGCCTGGGCCGACGTGCAGGTCACCGACCGCTGGCGGCTGAGCGTCGGCGGCGTGCGGCTGGAGAAGCAGTTCCGGATCAAGGACGGGGTCATCGACCTGTCGGGCTTCGAGGCCGCCGGCGCCGATCCCGCCTGGTGGCTCAAGGCCAACTCGCACATCGACCTGACCGACCGGCTGAGCCTGGACGTCGGGGTTCGCGCCTTCGACGCCATCCCGCGCCTGGCGCCGGCCGACTACGTGGGCGCGGATGGCTATGTGGAGGCCCAGGCGCGGCTCGCCTTCAAGGTGCGCGAGGACCTGGAGCTGTCGCTCACCGGCCTGAACCTGCTGCACGCCCGCCACGCCGAGGCCAGCGAGGCGCGGCGCAACGAAATCCCGCGCAGCGTCCACGTCGGCCTGCGCTGGATGCGCTGA
- a CDS encoding YfiR family protein, which yields MGAPARTRLAAAALAAAALAPAAAGAQPLETQVKAAFLAKFAAFASWPPGVLETAPALRICVVGRDPFAGALERASRSQTVSGRPLAVVRMAEVDRGSGCHVMYASGSDRQSAAQALAAVRGQPVLTVTDAARGGARGMIHFVVFEERVRFYVDLAEAQRSGLGLSSKLLSVALTVKR from the coding sequence ATGGGAGCACCCGCCCGGACCCGGCTGGCGGCGGCCGCGCTCGCGGCGGCGGCCCTCGCGCCCGCGGCGGCCGGCGCGCAGCCGCTGGAGACGCAGGTGAAGGCCGCGTTCCTCGCCAAGTTCGCCGCGTTCGCCTCCTGGCCCCCGGGCGTGCTGGAGACCGCGCCGGCGTTGCGCATCTGCGTGGTCGGCCGCGACCCGTTCGCCGGCGCCCTGGAGCGGGCCTCGCGCAGCCAGACCGTCTCGGGCCGGCCGCTGGCGGTGGTGCGGATGGCCGAGGTGGACCGCGGCTCGGGCTGCCATGTGATGTACGCCTCGGGCTCGGACCGGCAGTCGGCGGCCCAGGCGCTGGCGGCGGTGCGCGGCCAGCCGGTGCTGACGGTGACCGACGCGGCCCGCGGCGGCGCGCGCGGGATGATCCATTTCGTGGTGTTCGAGGAGCGGGTGCGGTTCTACGTTGACCTGGCGGAAGCCCAGCGCAGCGGCCTTGGCCTGTCCTCGAAACTGCTGTCGGTGGCGCTCACGGTGAAGCGATGA
- a CDS encoding response regulator yields the protein MKLAWPDLTDRRQVGLAWMAALALTAFALLLGGFNELNYRRSTAADAVAQAQLLAGSVSGALAFQDRETLSEQLGALRLNPAVVSAAAYDARGRPLVAYAKEGSAAPPQTAPPPGARRLGGAVLVTREVTESGVRLGAVYLSTRPQPLAGVLMRHGGLAVLTLVAYALLAVLTRAGLQLQRRADELATANERLTVEMAEREKAEEALRQSQKMEALGQLTGGIAHDFNNLLQVVQGAFELISRRADDPAKVKAYAAHGLHATERGASLAKQLLAFSRAQKLELKPFVVADLIRDMRQLLVRTLGPNVTLDFRFDDDKIAVVSDRTQLELAVLNLAINARDAMPDGGTLTIVTRPRPIPAGHPTLPPDTYLELCVSDTGKGMPAEVAERAFDPFFTTKGVGKGTGLGLSQVYGVARQAGGEAVIQTAPGEGTTVSLLLRRSDAAPAERPEAARAEAGHAAPPNARVMVVDDDDEVRRLVCDSLDLLGYEVEAAGDGPTALAELDRVQPDLLLLDFAMPGMNGAEVATAARARRGGLPIVFASGYAETDAVRQAVGRGAVILRKPFEIDDLARVVREALSQAPRPQTGHGPEKDTGGSLTLDGGAR from the coding sequence ATGAAGCTGGCCTGGCCTGACCTTACGGACCGTCGGCAGGTGGGACTCGCCTGGATGGCGGCGCTCGCGCTGACCGCCTTCGCGCTGCTGCTGGGCGGCTTCAACGAGCTCAACTACCGGCGCAGCACCGCGGCCGACGCGGTGGCCCAGGCCCAGCTGCTGGCCGGCAGCGTCAGCGGCGCGCTGGCGTTCCAGGACCGGGAGACCCTGAGCGAGCAGCTCGGCGCCCTGCGGCTGAACCCCGCCGTGGTCTCGGCGGCGGCCTACGACGCGCGCGGGCGGCCGCTGGTGGCCTACGCCAAGGAGGGGAGCGCGGCGCCGCCGCAGACCGCCCCGCCGCCCGGCGCGCGCCGCCTGGGCGGGGCGGTGCTGGTGACCCGGGAGGTGACCGAGTCCGGGGTCCGGCTGGGGGCCGTCTACCTCTCGACCCGGCCGCAGCCGCTGGCCGGGGTGCTGATGCGGCACGGCGGGCTGGCGGTGCTGACCCTGGTGGCCTACGCCCTGCTGGCGGTGCTGACCCGCGCGGGGCTGCAGCTGCAGCGGCGGGCCGACGAACTGGCCACGGCGAACGAGCGGCTGACCGTCGAGATGGCCGAGCGGGAGAAGGCCGAGGAGGCCCTGCGCCAGAGCCAGAAGATGGAGGCGCTGGGCCAGCTCACCGGCGGCATCGCCCACGATTTCAACAACCTGCTGCAGGTGGTGCAGGGCGCCTTCGAGCTGATCTCCCGGCGGGCGGACGATCCCGCCAAGGTGAAGGCCTACGCCGCCCACGGCCTGCACGCCACCGAGCGCGGGGCGAGCCTCGCCAAGCAGCTGCTGGCGTTCTCGCGGGCGCAGAAGCTGGAGCTGAAGCCGTTCGTCGTGGCCGACCTGATCCGCGACATGCGCCAGCTGCTGGTCCGCACCCTGGGGCCGAACGTGACCCTCGACTTCCGCTTCGACGACGACAAGATCGCGGTGGTCTCGGACCGCACGCAGCTGGAGCTGGCGGTGCTGAACCTGGCGATCAACGCCCGCGACGCCATGCCCGACGGCGGCACGCTGACCATCGTCACCCGCCCGAGGCCCATCCCGGCTGGCCACCCGACCCTGCCGCCGGACACCTACCTGGAGCTCTGCGTCTCGGACACCGGCAAGGGCATGCCGGCCGAGGTGGCCGAGCGGGCGTTCGACCCGTTCTTCACCACCAAGGGCGTCGGCAAGGGCACGGGCCTGGGCCTGAGCCAGGTGTACGGCGTCGCGCGGCAGGCGGGCGGCGAGGCGGTCATCCAGACCGCGCCGGGCGAGGGGACCACCGTCTCGCTGCTTCTGCGCCGCTCGGACGCCGCGCCAGCGGAGCGCCCCGAGGCGGCGCGCGCCGAGGCCGGCCACGCCGCGCCGCCGAACGCGCGGGTGATGGTGGTGGACGACGACGACGAGGTGCGGCGGCTGGTCTGCGACAGCCTGGACCTGCTGGGCTACGAGGTGGAGGCGGCCGGCGACGGCCCGACCGCCCTGGCCGAGCTGGACCGCGTCCAGCCCGACCTGCTGCTGCTGGACTTCGCCATGCCGGGGATGAACGGCGCCGAGGTGGCCACGGCCGCCCGGGCCCGGCGCGGCGGCCTGCCGATCGTCTTCGCCAGCGGCTACGCCGAGACCGACGCGGTGCGCCAGGCGGTAGGACGCGGGGCGGTGATCCTGCGCAAGCCCTTCGAGATCGACGACCTCGCCCGGGTGGTGCGCGAGGCGCTGTCGCAGGCGCCTCGGCCGCAAACCGGCCATGGTCCAGAAAAGGACACAGGCGGGTCGTTGACTTTGGACGGCGGCGCTCGCTGA